From Sediminibacterium sp. TEGAF015, a single genomic window includes:
- the gyrA gene encoding DNA gyrase subunit A, giving the protein MEENLLPEQTNDNDRIIQVNIEEQMKTAYIDYSMSVIVGRALPDVRDGFKPVHRRVLYAMNELGNNSNKPFKKSARIVGEVMGKYHPHGDSAIYDTLVRMAQEWTMRYTLVDRQGNFGNQDGDPPAAMRYTEARLQRIAEAMLDDIEKETVDFQLNFDDSLEEPTVLPTRIPQLLVNGSSGIAVGMATNMMPHNLSEVVDGCVAYVDNRDITIEELMNYVKAPDFPTGGVIYGMEGVRQALMTGRGRVVVRGKCNVETKPNGREMIVITEVPYQVSRDTLTDRIGQLAINKVVEGISDVGNQSNKDGTRIVVELKKDAVAQVVINQLYKYTELQTSYGINNVALSNGRPGIMNLRDLIKAFIEFRMEVVIRRAKYDLRKAEERAHVLEGYLKALDHLDEVIRLIRASRTPEEAKEALMAKSREERWYLNSAMFSELTAELYNQVEGLSEIQAKAILELRLQRLTGMERDKIIEEFNGLIATIKELKALLANEDLRYALIKKELLEVKEKFGDERKSEIQYLADEMRIEDLIENEDVVITISHLGYIKRTSATEYRQQKRGGRGAVGSKTREEDFVEHLFVASTHDTILFFTEKGRCYWMRVYEIPEGEKQSKGRAIQNLIQLPGDDKVKAIINVKDISDTDFVQNHYIVLCTKQGIIKKTSLEDFSRPRANGVNAITIVEGDELLEARLTNGSSEIMMAVKSGRAIRFPEEKVRATGRGAIGVAGIEVDDSKDEVVGMICVNKDDAERTILVVSEKGFGKRTAIEDYRITNRGGKGVKTINVTEKTGSLVGILYVKEVEDLIITCKSGITIRTGIADIREAGRATQGVKLIRLDEGDEIAAISQIEEQEEEEALLTDENGSTEQTDSVDNSEASSGNNKANEDAGLNSNNEEEPLN; this is encoded by the coding sequence ATGGAAGAAAATTTATTACCGGAACAAACGAACGATAACGACCGCATTATTCAGGTCAATATTGAGGAACAAATGAAGACCGCTTACATCGACTATTCCATGTCGGTGATTGTTGGTAGAGCATTGCCTGATGTAAGAGATGGATTCAAGCCTGTGCATCGCAGAGTATTGTATGCCATGAATGAACTGGGCAATAACAGCAATAAGCCTTTTAAGAAATCTGCCCGTATTGTTGGGGAAGTAATGGGTAAATACCATCCCCACGGAGATAGTGCCATCTATGACACACTGGTTCGTATGGCCCAGGAATGGACGATGCGTTATACGTTGGTTGATCGGCAGGGTAACTTTGGTAACCAGGATGGAGATCCACCGGCTGCCATGCGTTACACGGAAGCAAGATTGCAGCGCATCGCAGAAGCTATGCTGGATGATATTGAAAAAGAGACGGTAGATTTTCAATTGAATTTTGACGATTCATTGGAAGAGCCAACCGTTTTGCCGACTCGCATTCCACAGTTGCTGGTAAACGGCTCCTCCGGTATTGCCGTGGGTATGGCCACCAATATGATGCCCCACAACTTGAGCGAAGTAGTAGATGGCTGTGTTGCTTATGTTGACAACAGAGATATCACTATTGAAGAATTGATGAATTATGTAAAAGCGCCTGATTTCCCTACCGGTGGTGTTATTTATGGTATGGAGGGAGTTAGACAGGCGCTCATGACGGGAAGAGGCCGTGTAGTGGTGCGCGGTAAATGCAACGTGGAAACCAAGCCGAATGGCCGTGAAATGATTGTGATTACCGAAGTGCCTTATCAGGTAAGCCGTGATACCTTAACAGACCGTATTGGACAGTTGGCCATCAATAAAGTTGTGGAAGGAATTTCCGATGTAGGTAACCAGAGTAATAAAGATGGTACCCGCATTGTTGTAGAATTGAAGAAGGATGCTGTTGCACAAGTAGTCATTAATCAGTTGTATAAGTACACGGAATTGCAGACCAGCTATGGTATCAATAACGTAGCCCTTAGCAATGGCCGCCCGGGTATTATGAATCTTCGCGACCTGATTAAAGCTTTCATTGAATTCAGAATGGAAGTGGTGATTCGTCGTGCCAAATACGATTTAAGAAAAGCAGAGGAAAGAGCACATGTGTTGGAAGGATACTTGAAAGCACTTGATCATTTAGACGAAGTGATTCGTTTGATTCGCGCCAGCCGTACTCCGGAAGAAGCAAAAGAAGCGCTGATGGCAAAGAGCCGCGAAGAACGCTGGTATTTGAACTCTGCTATGTTCTCTGAGCTAACTGCGGAATTGTATAACCAGGTAGAGGGATTGTCTGAAATTCAGGCGAAAGCTATACTGGAATTACGTTTACAGCGATTAACCGGTATGGAGCGCGATAAAATCATTGAAGAATTCAATGGCCTGATTGCAACCATTAAAGAGTTAAAAGCCTTGCTAGCGAATGAAGATCTTCGTTATGCGTTAATCAAAAAAGAGTTGTTAGAAGTTAAAGAAAAGTTTGGTGATGAACGTAAAAGCGAGATTCAATATTTAGCAGATGAAATGCGTATTGAAGACCTGATTGAAAATGAAGATGTGGTGATTACCATTTCTCATTTAGGATATATTAAGCGTACTTCTGCTACCGAATATCGTCAGCAGAAAAGAGGGGGAAGAGGTGCGGTAGGATCGAAGACGCGTGAAGAAGATTTTGTTGAACATTTATTTGTGGCTTCTACACACGATACCATTTTATTCTTCACAGAGAAAGGAAGATGCTATTGGATGCGCGTGTATGAAATTCCGGAAGGAGAGAAGCAAAGCAAAGGTAGAGCCATTCAGAATTTGATACAATTGCCCGGGGATGATAAAGTAAAAGCTATCATCAATGTGAAGGATATTTCTGATACAGACTTTGTACAAAATCACTATATCGTATTATGTACCAAACAAGGTATTATTAAGAAAACATCCTTAGAAGATTTCAGCAGACCTAGAGCCAATGGTGTAAATGCCATTACGATTGTGGAAGGCGATGAGCTCTTAGAAGCTAGACTTACCAACGGCTCCAGCGAAATAATGATGGCGGTAAAGAGTGGAAGAGCCATTCGTTTCCCCGAAGAAAAAGTAAGAGCCACAGGAAGAGGAGCTATTGGGGTTGCCGGTATTGAGGTAGATGATTCCAAAGACGAAGTGGTTGGCATGATTTGTGTAAACAAGGATGATGCTGAAAGAACTATCTTGGTGGTAAGTGAAAAAGGATTTGGAAAGAGAACAGCCATTGAAGACTATAGAATTACCAATCGTGGCGGAAAAGGGGTAAAGACCATAAATGTTACCGAAAAAACAGGTAGCCTGGTAGGTATACTATATGTGAAAGAGGTTGAAGATTTAATCATCACTTGTAAGTCTGGTATTACCATTAGAACCGGTATTGCAGATATCAGAGAAGCGGGAAGGGCCACACAGGGTGTGAAACTCATTCGTTTGGATGAGGGAGATGAAATTGCAGCTATTTCTCAGATTGAAGAACAGGAAGAGGAAGAAGCGCTGTTGACAGATGAAAATGGTTCAACAGAACAAACCGATTCTGTTGATAACAGCGAAGCATCATCTGGTAACAATAAAGCCAATGAAGATGCTGGATTGAATAGTAATAATGAAGAAGAACCTTTAAATTAA
- a CDS encoding copper homeostasis protein CutC, with amino-acid sequence MLLEICVFNTATAVAAENAGADRIELCENYANGGTTPSYGYLKTVREKISIPVFPMIRPRCGDYFHSEDEIEIIRKDILLCKELGFEGVVFGLLNQDGSIDKENTTRLVEAAYPLDVTFHRAFDRCINPLEALETIIQCGCTRILTSGQHPKVTDGLSLVKELVEKAGDRIIIMPGSGLNSSNVRSIIDTAGVSEVHTSARTRVPSSSSYQNPLMPEDFDIDFVDAEEIKKIQSIIKG; translated from the coding sequence ATGTTATTAGAAATCTGTGTTTTCAATACCGCTACTGCAGTTGCCGCAGAAAATGCGGGTGCTGACCGAATTGAATTGTGCGAAAATTATGCCAATGGCGGAACCACACCTTCTTATGGATATTTAAAAACCGTAAGAGAAAAAATATCAATTCCTGTATTCCCGATGATTCGCCCACGTTGTGGAGATTACTTTCATTCTGAAGATGAAATTGAAATCATCCGAAAAGATATTCTGCTTTGCAAGGAATTGGGATTTGAAGGTGTTGTTTTTGGTTTACTGAATCAGGATGGCTCCATAGATAAGGAAAATACTACCCGATTGGTGGAAGCAGCCTATCCCCTTGATGTAACTTTTCACCGTGCATTTGATCGTTGTATTAATCCGTTAGAAGCCTTGGAAACCATTATTCAGTGCGGATGTACAAGAATTTTAACCAGTGGTCAGCATCCCAAAGTGACCGATGGCTTGTCTCTTGTGAAAGAATTGGTGGAAAAAGCTGGTGATAGAATTATTATCATGCCCGGCAGTGGTTTGAACAGCAGCAATGTAAGAAGCATCATTGATACAGCAGGTGTTTCTGAAGTGCACACTTCTGCCAGAACCAGGGTTCCAAGCTCAAGCTCATATCAAAATCCTCTTATGCCCGAAGACTTTGATATTGATTTTGTGGATGCAGAAGAGATCAAAAAAATTCAGTCTATCATCAAAGGATAA
- a CDS encoding isoaspartyl peptidase/L-asparaginase family protein — protein MFSRRKFLQVGSLGLGSFSLAGFAPKYAGKKPIVLSTWDAGIRANKAAWNVLKNNGRALDAVEQGVMVTENELNCCVGLGANPDRDGFVTLDASIMDENANCGSVACLERIKHPISVARKVMENTPHVMLVGQGAQQFALSQGFTLEKDGLSEGAEREYKKWLQKSEYKPAINRENKENKPNNQNDLAAINHSNSIISAPARLSDGSWNHDTIGMIALDAQGNLSGSCTTSGMGFKMRGRVGDSPIIGAGLFVDNEVGAVVATGQGEDIIRIGGAHTVMEFMRQGLSPEMACKKAIERLLKVKGSKAKEIQACMIAINKDGIYGGYALQKGFNFAVCYADDKNILVDSKFLI, from the coding sequence ATGTTTTCCAGAAGAAAGTTTTTACAAGTTGGTAGCCTTGGTTTAGGCAGTTTTTCCTTGGCAGGTTTTGCACCCAAATATGCCGGTAAAAAACCAATTGTTTTGTCTACCTGGGACGCTGGTATCCGGGCCAATAAAGCCGCCTGGAATGTTTTAAAAAATAATGGCCGTGCATTGGATGCGGTTGAGCAAGGCGTAATGGTTACCGAGAATGAATTGAATTGCTGTGTAGGCTTAGGTGCGAATCCTGACAGAGACGGATTTGTGACTCTTGATGCATCCATTATGGATGAAAATGCTAATTGCGGCAGTGTGGCCTGTCTGGAAAGAATCAAGCATCCGATTTCAGTAGCGCGAAAAGTCATGGAAAATACGCCGCATGTAATGTTAGTGGGTCAAGGTGCTCAGCAATTTGCGCTTTCTCAGGGCTTTACATTGGAAAAAGATGGCTTATCTGAGGGTGCTGAACGCGAATACAAAAAATGGTTGCAAAAAAGCGAATACAAGCCTGCTATTAACCGCGAAAACAAAGAGAATAAACCTAATAATCAAAATGATTTAGCTGCTATAAATCATTCAAATTCAATAATTTCTGCTCCCGCTCGTTTGTCTGACGGATCCTGGAACCACGATACCATTGGTATGATTGCGTTGGATGCCCAGGGCAATTTAAGCGGTAGTTGTACCACTAGTGGAATGGGTTTTAAAATGAGAGGTCGCGTAGGCGATTCCCCTATTATTGGCGCTGGATTATTTGTAGACAATGAAGTGGGTGCTGTAGTAGCTACAGGTCAGGGTGAAGATATTATCCGAATTGGCGGAGCGCACACGGTAATGGAATTTATGCGCCAGGGTTTGTCTCCTGAAATGGCCTGCAAAAAAGCAATTGAAAGATTATTAAAAGTAAAGGGATCCAAAGCAAAGGAAATTCAGGCTTGTATGATTGCGATTAACAAAGATGGTATTTACGGCGGATATGCTTTACAAAAAGGATTCAATTTTGCCGTTTGTTATGCAGATGATAAAAATATTTTAGTAGACAGTAAGTTTTTGATTTAA
- a CDS encoding saccharopine dehydrogenase C-terminal domain-containing protein, translating to MHIVVFGAGKSATVLIGYLGRICQAKNWTCTIADKDLKSLEKKISGYPSLKANGLSIENEAERRGLITTADIVISLLPPGLHFWVAQDCVALRKNLLTASYLDAQIKSLESAINEAGLLFIGEMGLDPGIDHMSAMQIIEEIKEKGGTIHSFKSHCGGLIAPESDNNPWHYKISWNPRNIVTAGKAGAVYKENGTHVDIPYEKIFVDCGQLAIPEVGTLAYYPNRDSLSYIPLYQLENAKTFVRTTLRYASFCTGWEKMVAAQLTSDEAIINTDGLSYADFFSSHLNKHKVNLDTADLKEQFNFLGLNNPALINKGEMSTAQLLQDILEDKWKLAPGDKDLIVMLHEFEYTLNQQKFALNSSLVVKGDDELRTAMAKTVGMPLGIAAVLILENKIQLKGLHIPIVKEIYEPVLAELAKEGIAFNETIKELA from the coding sequence ATGCATATTGTTGTATTCGGAGCAGGAAAATCTGCCACGGTTTTAATTGGTTATTTGGGTAGAATTTGCCAGGCAAAAAACTGGACTTGTACTATTGCCGATAAGGATCTGAAAAGTTTAGAAAAAAAGATCAGCGGCTACCCTTCATTAAAGGCAAATGGACTCTCTATAGAAAATGAAGCAGAAAGGCGGGGGTTGATTACAACTGCCGATATAGTGATTTCGCTGTTACCACCTGGGCTGCATTTTTGGGTAGCACAGGATTGTGTGGCGTTGAGAAAAAACCTGCTTACGGCTTCCTACCTGGACGCACAGATTAAAAGTTTGGAATCGGCCATTAATGAAGCAGGTTTATTGTTTATAGGTGAAATGGGTCTGGATCCCGGCATAGACCATATGAGTGCCATGCAAATCATTGAAGAGATCAAAGAAAAAGGTGGCACCATTCATTCTTTTAAATCGCATTGCGGAGGTTTAATTGCTCCAGAATCGGATAACAACCCCTGGCATTATAAAATCAGCTGGAACCCCAGAAATATTGTTACTGCAGGTAAAGCAGGTGCTGTTTATAAAGAAAATGGCACCCATGTAGATATTCCCTACGAAAAGATTTTTGTGGATTGCGGGCAACTAGCCATTCCTGAAGTAGGAACACTGGCCTACTACCCTAACAGAGACTCACTTTCATATATCCCCTTGTATCAGCTGGAAAATGCCAAAACATTTGTCAGAACCACTTTGCGTTATGCTTCCTTTTGTACAGGTTGGGAAAAAATGGTGGCAGCACAACTAACCAGCGATGAAGCAATCATCAACACCGATGGTCTTAGTTATGCTGATTTCTTCAGCAGTCATTTGAACAAACACAAAGTAAATCTGGATACTGCTGATTTGAAGGAGCAGTTTAATTTCCTTGGGTTAAACAATCCTGCCCTAATCAATAAAGGTGAAATGTCAACTGCTCAATTGTTACAAGACATACTGGAAGATAAATGGAAACTGGCACCCGGTGATAAAGACCTAATTGTGATGCTGCACGAATTTGAATATACCCTCAATCAGCAAAAATTTGCATTGAATAGTTCTTTGGTAGTAAAAGGTGATGATGAACTAAGAACGGCAATGGCAAAGACGGTTGGAATGCCTTTGGGAATTGCAGCTGTTTTAATTTTAGAGAACAAAATTCAATTGAAAGGGTTACATATACCAATCGTAAAAGAAATTTACGAACCTGTACTGGCCGAACTGGCTAAGGAAGGAATTGCATTCAATGAAACAATAAAAGAATTGGCATGA
- the serA gene encoding phosphoglycerate dehydrogenase translates to MSKQSNTSYPKDRINILFLENISEKAVQQFKQNGYTNVRKLSGALSEAELIKEIKDVHILGIRSKTLITKKVLEAAVKLQAIGCFCIGVNQVDLNAAMQKGVAVFNAPYSNTRSVAELVIGAAVMLIRRIPDKNIAAHKGVWMKEAKGSYELRGKTLGLIGYGNIGSQVSVLAEALGMKVLFYDTETKLPLGNATAAKNMKEVLNQADIVSLHVPETPETKMMINKNAIRQMKPGAILINYARGEVVDLKALSNAITEKHVSGAAIDVFPWEPEKNGDHFESPMQGLSNVILTPHIGGSTEEAQQNIGEDVSIKLFQYLERGITNGSHTVPAIGLPPIEGTHRILHIHHNVPGVLSAINTALSNNKINIVGQYLKTNESIGYVVLDIDKKLSNKAVELLKLVKHTIKVRMLY, encoded by the coding sequence ATGAGCAAGCAATCAAATACCAGCTATCCCAAAGACCGAATTAATATTCTTTTTTTAGAGAATATTAGTGAAAAAGCGGTACAACAGTTTAAGCAAAATGGATATACCAATGTTCGTAAGTTAAGCGGCGCATTAAGCGAGGCAGAATTAATTAAAGAAATTAAAGACGTACATATTTTAGGTATTCGTTCTAAAACGCTGATAACCAAGAAGGTATTGGAAGCCGCAGTAAAGCTACAGGCAATTGGTTGTTTTTGTATAGGCGTAAACCAAGTTGACCTGAATGCTGCCATGCAAAAAGGGGTTGCCGTTTTTAATGCACCTTACAGTAATACAAGAAGTGTGGCTGAATTGGTAATTGGTGCAGCCGTTATGCTAATTAGAAGAATCCCCGATAAAAACATAGCTGCACACAAAGGAGTCTGGATGAAGGAAGCCAAGGGCAGTTATGAACTGAGAGGCAAAACACTGGGTTTAATCGGGTACGGAAATATTGGTTCTCAGGTAAGTGTATTAGCAGAAGCACTGGGCATGAAAGTGTTGTTTTATGATACAGAAACCAAATTGCCGCTGGGCAATGCTACTGCCGCAAAGAACATGAAAGAAGTATTGAACCAAGCCGATATTGTTTCCCTGCATGTTCCGGAAACACCGGAAACTAAAATGATGATTAATAAAAATGCAATCAGGCAAATGAAGCCAGGCGCTATTTTAATCAACTATGCAAGGGGAGAAGTGGTAGACTTAAAAGCATTGTCCAATGCCATCACAGAAAAACATGTCAGTGGTGCTGCCATCGATGTTTTTCCTTGGGAACCTGAAAAAAACGGGGATCATTTTGAAAGCCCCATGCAGGGTTTATCCAATGTAATTCTTACACCTCATATAGGAGGATCAACGGAAGAAGCACAGCAGAATATTGGAGAAGATGTAAGCATTAAATTATTTCAGTATCTGGAAAGAGGGATTACCAACGGCTCACATACCGTACCTGCCATTGGCTTACCACCAATTGAAGGAACGCATCGAATCCTTCATATACACCACAATGTTCCTGGTGTATTAAGTGCCATTAATACCGCTTTGTCTAATAACAAAATAAACATCGTAGGTCAGTACCTGAAAACCAATGAATCCATTGGTTATGTAGTACTTGATATTGATAAAAAACTATCTAATAAAGCAGTGGAATTACTGAAATTAGTTAAGCACACGATTAAAGTTAGAATGCTTTATTAA
- a CDS encoding PQQ-dependent sugar dehydrogenase produces the protein MPIRTLFLFLAFAGIFSCTSSKKEGTVEDTSQMTVEPTVKTVPLISGYEVIWGMDFLPNGDLLFTEKKGKLHRKSGDKITEITGLPVINTSGQGGLLDVRVSPQYNSNGWIFITYAGNHPSGGGSFHLMRFKLLNDQITEPKILLISNSANTMTGHYGSRIDFDEAGNLYVSFGEGGATSYGGVNSPNKNAQDVNSTWGKVHRITQDGGIPAGNPVLPGNTTPTTVYSYGHRNPQGLVYNPSTKEIWEAEHGPKGGDEVNIIKAGNNYGWPLVSYGVNYDDKPVSASPTMAGVTDPVHNWVPSIGACGMAFITDKKFKSWTGNLLVGGLALKYLARLEIKDNKVVKEHKLLDKGGRIRHVRQAPDGSIYVSIEGPGRIVRLVAE, from the coding sequence ATGCCAATCCGTACCCTTTTTTTATTCCTTGCATTTGCAGGTATCTTCTCTTGTACTTCCAGTAAAAAAGAAGGAACAGTAGAAGATACTTCGCAAATGACAGTGGAGCCCACTGTAAAAACAGTGCCATTGATCAGTGGATATGAAGTGATTTGGGGTATGGATTTTTTGCCCAATGGCGATTTACTTTTCACTGAGAAAAAAGGAAAACTTCACAGAAAAAGCGGTGATAAAATCACGGAAATAACAGGGCTGCCGGTTATCAATACCAGTGGGCAGGGCGGTCTGCTAGACGTTCGCGTTTCTCCTCAATACAATAGCAACGGATGGATATTCATTACATATGCAGGGAATCATCCAAGCGGTGGAGGCAGTTTTCATTTGATGCGTTTTAAATTGCTGAATGATCAGATTACCGAACCCAAAATTTTGTTGATTTCCAACTCGGCCAATACCATGACAGGCCATTATGGAAGCAGGATCGATTTTGATGAAGCGGGTAATTTATATGTAAGTTTTGGGGAAGGAGGTGCCACCAGTTATGGAGGAGTCAATTCACCCAATAAAAATGCCCAGGATGTAAATAGTACCTGGGGAAAGGTTCATCGCATTACACAGGATGGCGGCATACCAGCTGGAAACCCCGTATTACCTGGCAATACAACACCCACAACCGTTTATAGTTACGGACATCGTAATCCTCAAGGTTTGGTGTATAATCCCTCAACAAAAGAAATCTGGGAAGCGGAACATGGCCCCAAAGGAGGAGACGAAGTCAATATAATCAAAGCCGGCAATAATTACGGCTGGCCATTGGTTTCTTATGGGGTAAATTATGATGATAAGCCCGTTTCGGCAAGCCCAACCATGGCAGGTGTTACAGATCCTGTACACAATTGGGTGCCATCCATTGGTGCCTGTGGAATGGCTTTTATTACCGATAAAAAATTCAAAAGCTGGACCGGCAATTTATTGGTCGGTGGACTGGCTTTAAAATATTTAGCCCGCCTTGAAATTAAGGACAACAAAGTTGTCAAAGAACACAAATTGCTTGATAAAGGTGGACGCATTCGACACGTGCGCCAAGCACCTGATGGTTCCATTTATGTTTCCATAGAAGGACCCGGAAGGATAGTGAGGTTGGTGGCGGAATAG
- a CDS encoding serine hydrolase domain-containing protein, translating into MQRLMIVPVFSYLLLACSGSPAPAKDTISEGKPVVYNSLKSGEKNYYANAIKPLYEKQLVKTGFNGAILVAKNGEIVFEDYRGMINFATQEPITSSSTFHVASVSKTFTAMTILRLMEQGRLELNDPVEKYLPTFPYRGITLQLLLSHRSGLPKYDQLMAGTRSYTTRRKNRRGRWVKQTVYVKDPVSVTGLSTNNDVLRFLAGTRPAPESQPNRRYSYNNTNFALLALVVEKITGQTFPQYMKDSVFTPLGMKDTYVFSMKDTGNYIPSYTPGKKPYPLEKLDCIYGDKNVYSTVRDLLAWDKALYQGEFVSIATQELAYEPLSNETRGKKNYGLGWHLYVDPPNPTIVYHNGWWHGNNAVFRRIIGDTATIIILGNKFNSNIWHAGKMSSVFTDSEVPDTDEE; encoded by the coding sequence ATGCAGCGTTTGATGATAGTTCCCGTATTCAGTTATTTGTTATTGGCTTGTAGCGGTTCCCCCGCCCCTGCAAAAGATACCATCAGTGAAGGGAAGCCCGTTGTTTACAATAGTTTAAAGTCTGGTGAAAAAAATTATTATGCCAATGCAATAAAACCTTTGTACGAAAAACAACTGGTAAAGACTGGCTTTAACGGAGCCATTTTAGTGGCTAAAAATGGAGAAATTGTATTTGAGGACTACCGGGGAATGATCAATTTTGCTACACAGGAACCTATTACCTCCTCTTCTACTTTTCACGTAGCTTCTGTTAGTAAGACATTTACGGCAATGACCATATTAAGATTGATGGAGCAAGGCCGTCTCGAATTGAATGACCCAGTAGAGAAATACCTACCCACTTTTCCTTACAGAGGAATTACCCTACAATTATTGTTATCTCACCGCTCAGGATTACCCAAATACGATCAGTTAATGGCGGGTACCCGCTCTTATACCACCAGAAGAAAAAATCGAAGAGGAAGATGGGTAAAGCAAACGGTGTATGTGAAAGATCCTGTAAGCGTTACGGGTTTAAGCACCAATAATGATGTATTGCGTTTTTTAGCTGGAACCCGCCCTGCACCTGAATCTCAGCCTAACAGAAGATATAGTTATAACAACACCAATTTTGCCTTGCTTGCCTTGGTGGTTGAAAAAATTACGGGCCAAACTTTTCCGCAATACATGAAAGACAGCGTTTTTACTCCCCTCGGAATGAAAGATACCTATGTCTTTAGCATGAAAGATACCGGCAACTATATTCCTTCCTACACCCCCGGAAAAAAACCTTACCCCCTTGAAAAACTGGATTGTATTTACGGGGATAAAAATGTGTATAGTACTGTCCGTGACTTATTGGCCTGGGATAAAGCCTTGTATCAGGGAGAATTTGTAAGTATAGCAACACAGGAACTGGCTTACGAGCCCCTTAGCAATGAAACCAGGGGAAAAAAGAACTATGGATTGGGCTGGCATCTGTATGTTGATCCCCCCAACCCTACTATAGTTTACCATAATGGATGGTGGCACGGCAATAATGCCGTTTTCAGAAGGATTATCGGGGATACCGCAACCATCATCATTCTAGGCAATAAATTCAACAGTAATATCTGGCATGCAGGTAAAATGAGTTCTGTTTTTACAGATTCTGAGGTTCCGGATACGGATGAGGAATAA